The Bacteroidetes Order II. bacterium DNA segment CGTTCTGCTTGTTTTTTGACAATTTTCCATCAAAAGGTTCGAACAGCTCATGGGTCTGCGCATATATCCTTTTTGTTATAGAACAATAAATTAAATTTATAATTAGCTTAAATAGAAATCAAGTATTAGTATTTATTTGCACGTCTGAATATGTTTTAAAGAATTAAATTGCATTGTGATAGCAATATAGAGACAAACGCACTACTAAATCAATAGTTTTTTTTAATTTTATGTAAACAAATTATTTTAACATATCTATCTACTCCGGTTTGGGGTCAAATGTGTCCATCTTGTTGTAGCTACTTTGTGTAACGGTTTAAAATACTCCACGTTAGGCAATCCAGAGAGGCGCCCTGCCCCACTCGAATTCGGCAATAGCTGCTTGCGCTCCATGATTCACTTGAAAAACAATCGTTGTGTATTATACAGGCCCTTCTTGATTTCTCCAAGAAAAGGGCTTCCAAATTTATAAGAATGTTGTATATTGCGTCCCACCAAATTTTAAAAGACATGATCGGTTAATGCATGAACAACCCTCCTGACGCCCAATTTATGCACGAAGCCATCCGGTTATCGGAAGAGAACGTGGCTACTGGGCAAGGTGGGCCTTTTGGCGCGGTGGTCGTAAAAGAGGGAAAAATCATTGCCCGTGGCGTAAACAGTGTTACCCGACTTCATGACCCCACCGCCCATGCGGAAGTGATGGCGATTCGAGAGGCATGTAGTGTTTTACACACTTTTCAGCTTACGGGTTGCGAGATTTACAGCAGTTGTGAACCCTGTCCAATGTGTCTGGGTGCGATTTATTGGGCCAGACCAGATGCCTTGTATTTTGCCAACAGCAAAGAAGATGCCGCCGCCATTCAGTTCGACGATCAGTTTATCTACGAAGAGTTGGCACGTCCTTTAAGCGAACGCAAACTGTTTACCCGTCAGATGTTACGCGAAGAAGCCCTTGAAGCCTTCCGGAAATGGGCAGTCAGCACGGCCAAAATTGAGTATTGAACATGATTACCTTTCTTTTAAATCATCAATTGGTTCAAACGGATCATCCGGCAGGCAGTACACTTTTGGATTTTGTACGGTATCACAAGCGGCTTACGGGAACCAAAATTGGATGCCGAGAAGGCGATTGTGGCGCTTGCACACTTTTGGTTGGGGACTTTGAGGACGGTCGGTTGGTTTACAGGAGTGTCACCTCCTGCATCATGCCACTGGGAAATGTCAATGGTCGGCATGTGGTCACCGT contains these protein-coding regions:
- a CDS encoding nucleoside deaminase, whose protein sequence is MNNPPDAQFMHEAIRLSEENVATGQGGPFGAVVVKEGKIIARGVNSVTRLHDPTAHAEVMAIREACSVLHTFQLTGCEIYSSCEPCPMCLGAIYWARPDALYFANSKEDAAAIQFDDQFIYEELARPLSERKLFTRQMLREEALEAFRKWAVSTAKIEY